A genomic segment from Polyangium mundeleinium encodes:
- a CDS encoding metallophosphoesterase family protein: MRLLCLSDIHGRADALSAVLAVAERRGYSKILVAGDLCFPGPDPLETWRRLTQIQAILVQGTGDRALATLDISKVVPKSPHERSRLDRLSSVRTELGQLILARLGRLPTTHRMNLEDGSELLLVHGSPVDPFEPFCHDMTDEEMAALLGDDPADVIVCGGSHVPFDRMVQGVRIVNVGSVGEAPGGEGAGQGFSHADVTLLETSIAGVEVEQIAVPLGKAA, translated from the coding sequence GTGCGTCTCCTCTGCCTGTCCGACATTCATGGACGCGCGGATGCGCTCTCCGCCGTACTCGCGGTGGCCGAGCGTCGCGGCTACTCGAAGATCCTCGTCGCCGGGGACCTCTGCTTTCCCGGCCCCGATCCGCTCGAGACGTGGCGCCGGCTCACGCAGATCCAGGCCATCCTGGTCCAGGGCACCGGCGATCGCGCGCTCGCGACGCTCGACATCAGCAAGGTCGTCCCGAAGAGCCCCCACGAGCGCTCGCGGCTCGATCGCCTCTCCTCGGTGCGCACCGAGCTCGGCCAGCTCATCCTCGCGCGGCTGGGAAGGCTTCCGACGACCCATCGGATGAACCTCGAGGACGGCAGCGAGCTCTTGCTCGTGCACGGATCCCCGGTCGATCCGTTCGAGCCGTTCTGCCACGACATGACGGACGAGGAGATGGCGGCCCTGCTCGGCGACGACCCGGCCGACGTGATCGTCTGCGGCGGCTCGCACGTGCCTTTTGATCGCATGGTGCAGGGCGTACGGATCGTGAACGTGGGCAGCGTCGGCGAAGCCCCGGGCGGCGAGGGCGCAGGGCAAGGCTTTTCGCACGCCGACGTCACGCTGCTCGAAACCAGCATCGCCGGCGTCGAGGTCGAGCAGATCGCCGTCCCGCTCGGGAAGGCGGCTTAG
- the trpA gene encoding tryptophan synthase subunit alpha: protein MHRIDQRFVELRRAGRKALCVYLCVGDPSLEASGFLALEAIDAGADMLELGVPFSDPTADGPTLARAAQRAIAAGATLERVLDVASRVRARSEVPLVLFTYYNPVLVAGEARVARLARAAGVDALLVVDLPPEEAAPLRGACAAEGLGVVPLVSPTSHAARIEAIRRASTPLDGAPRAFVYSISMTGVTGASPSDLAAAARDAEGMRRAFDRPVLVGFGIDSGASAKLAAGEATGGADGVVVGTALARHIEQAASGDEQRRAVRTFVSELRRALD from the coding sequence ATGCACCGGATCGATCAGCGCTTCGTCGAGCTCCGGCGCGCGGGCCGCAAGGCGCTCTGCGTGTACCTCTGCGTCGGCGATCCGTCGCTCGAAGCGTCGGGCTTCCTCGCGCTCGAAGCGATCGACGCGGGCGCCGACATGCTCGAGCTCGGCGTGCCGTTCAGTGATCCCACGGCCGACGGCCCGACCCTCGCGCGCGCGGCGCAACGAGCGATCGCGGCGGGCGCGACGCTCGAACGTGTGCTCGACGTCGCGTCGCGCGTGCGCGCTCGCTCGGAGGTGCCGCTCGTGTTGTTCACGTACTACAACCCCGTGCTCGTCGCGGGGGAGGCGCGGGTCGCGCGGCTCGCGCGCGCGGCCGGCGTGGACGCGTTGCTCGTCGTGGATCTGCCTCCCGAGGAGGCGGCGCCGCTCCGGGGCGCGTGCGCGGCCGAGGGGCTCGGCGTGGTGCCGCTCGTCTCGCCGACGAGCCACGCGGCGCGGATCGAGGCGATCCGGCGCGCTTCCACGCCGCTCGACGGCGCGCCGCGCGCGTTCGTGTATTCGATCTCGATGACCGGCGTGACGGGGGCGAGCCCGTCGGATCTCGCCGCGGCCGCGCGTGACGCCGAGGGGATGCGCCGCGCGTTCGACCGGCCCGTGCTCGTGGGCTTCGGCATCGACAGCGGCGCGAGCGCGAAGCTCGCGGCGGGCGAGGCGACCGGCGGCGCGGATGGCGTCGTCGTCGGCACCGCCCTCGCGCGGCATATCGAGCAAGCTGCGAGCGGCGACGAACAGCGACGCGCCGTCCGCACCTTCGTCAGCGAACTCCGGCGCGCGCTCGACTAG
- a CDS encoding NfeD family protein, with amino-acid sequence MGLVYLFSLVVGLGILLVQIVSGGKGDADGGDGHDAGEGGGKDLAKDVSGKALATTGGTGASDLVAFFLSLRFWVFTLLGFGMSGSLLHFFALAGPVVIFVLAAGSGLSSGLFAQLAFRFVSQGSASTSADVTHAGGSVGRVLVPVGKDKVGKIRIVLKGQSVDLLARSDGEDIARGDHVLVEDVEGDVARVSRRPSELA; translated from the coding sequence ATGGGCCTCGTCTACCTCTTCTCCCTGGTCGTGGGCTTGGGCATCTTGCTCGTGCAGATCGTCTCGGGGGGCAAGGGCGACGCCGATGGCGGTGACGGGCACGACGCGGGCGAAGGCGGGGGCAAGGACCTCGCGAAGGACGTCTCCGGCAAGGCGCTCGCCACGACCGGGGGCACCGGCGCGAGCGACCTCGTGGCCTTTTTCCTCTCGCTCCGGTTCTGGGTGTTCACGTTGCTCGGTTTCGGCATGTCGGGCTCGCTCCTGCACTTCTTCGCGCTCGCAGGGCCCGTCGTGATCTTCGTGCTGGCGGCGGGCTCCGGCCTCTCGTCGGGCCTCTTCGCGCAGCTCGCGTTTCGTTTTGTGTCCCAAGGATCCGCGTCGACGTCGGCGGACGTCACCCACGCCGGCGGCTCGGTCGGGCGTGTGCTCGTGCCCGTCGGCAAGGACAAGGTCGGCAAGATTCGTATTGTTTTGAAGGGGCAGAGCGTCGACCTGCTCGCCCGCAGCGACGGCGAGGACATCGCGCGCGGCGACCACGTCCTCGTGGAGGACGTGGAAGGTGACGTGGCGCGCGTGTCGCGGCGCCCCTCCGAGCTCGCCTAG
- the trpB gene encoding tryptophan synthase subunit beta: MLFAGYFGPFGGRFVAETLVPALEELDRARQEVLPTQAFQAELHGLLQSYVGRPTPLTEAKRFARRIDPDGEAIAELLLKREDLCHTGAHKINNALGQLLLAKAMGKTRIIAETGAGQHGVATATAAALLGLSCEVYQGALDMERQAPNVARMRLLGARVVPVASGSRTLKDAMNEALRDWVTNVRTTYYCVGSAAGPHPYPTLVASLQRIIGDEARASCLDRGALPDAVVACVGGGSNAIGIFKAFEGDSSVSLYGVEAAGLGLETDKHAATLSRGRVGVLHGAKTYVLCDDAGQVIEAHSVSAGLDYPGVGPEHARLRDTGRATYVSATDTEALDAAREVARAEGIVIALETAHAFAALGPIARREAEARGRPARILVCLSGRGDKDLDTITAYGGGK, encoded by the coding sequence GTGCTTTTTGCAGGTTACTTCGGACCGTTCGGAGGGCGCTTCGTCGCAGAGACGCTCGTGCCCGCGCTCGAAGAGCTCGATCGGGCGCGGCAGGAGGTCCTCCCGACGCAGGCGTTCCAGGCGGAGCTCCACGGGCTCTTGCAGAGCTACGTCGGACGGCCGACGCCCCTGACGGAGGCGAAGCGGTTCGCGCGGCGGATCGATCCCGACGGAGAGGCGATCGCGGAGCTCCTGCTCAAGCGTGAGGACCTCTGTCACACGGGGGCGCACAAGATCAACAACGCGCTCGGCCAGCTCTTGCTCGCGAAGGCGATGGGCAAGACGCGGATCATCGCGGAGACGGGCGCAGGGCAGCACGGCGTGGCGACGGCGACGGCGGCGGCGCTCCTGGGCCTTTCGTGCGAGGTCTACCAGGGTGCGCTCGACATGGAGCGGCAGGCGCCGAACGTCGCGCGCATGCGGCTGCTCGGGGCGCGCGTGGTGCCGGTGGCGTCGGGGTCGCGGACGCTGAAGGACGCGATGAACGAGGCGCTGCGCGACTGGGTGACGAACGTGCGCACGACGTACTACTGCGTCGGCAGCGCGGCGGGGCCGCATCCGTATCCGACGCTCGTCGCGTCGCTGCAAAGGATCATCGGTGACGAGGCGCGCGCGTCGTGCCTCGATCGCGGGGCGCTGCCGGACGCCGTCGTCGCGTGCGTGGGCGGCGGCTCGAACGCGATCGGGATCTTCAAGGCGTTCGAGGGGGATTCGAGCGTGTCGCTCTACGGCGTCGAGGCCGCGGGGCTCGGGCTCGAGACGGACAAGCACGCGGCGACACTCTCGCGCGGGCGCGTCGGCGTGCTGCACGGAGCGAAGACGTACGTGCTCTGCGACGACGCGGGGCAGGTGATCGAGGCGCACTCGGTGAGCGCGGGGCTCGATTATCCAGGCGTGGGGCCGGAGCACGCGCGGCTCCGCGACACGGGGCGCGCGACGTACGTCTCCGCGACCGACACGGAGGCGCTGGATGCGGCGCGCGAGGTGGCGCGCGCGGAGGGCATCGTGATCGCGCTGGAGACCGCGCACGCGTTCGCCGCGCTCGGGCCGATCGCGCGGCGCGAGGCCGAGGCGCGGGGACGGCCCGCGCGGATCCTCGTGTGCCTCTCGGGTCGCGGCGACAAGGACCTGGACACGATCACGGCCTACGGCGGAGGGAAGTGA
- a CDS encoding GGDEF domain-containing protein, translating into MNSGPPDDDIEATRVAHVKELQDELRARSQRDRAYLIVLVGSNVGEMFEVEFPETVLGRGANATVRLNDDGISRRHARLVRAGNDVVLEDLNSSNGTSVNGENISQRILRDGDKIRLGSTTILKFTYHDHLDVSFQQQMIDAALRDGLTKAFNKRYFLSRLETEIAYAKRHRAPLSLVMFDVDHFKRVNDTYGHLAGDYVLTKISKLTMNTVRTEDVFARYGGEEFGVICRGVSLGNAGILGERLRSAVETASFEHEGTRIPITISVGVAASPDLPVETPEQLIAAADEALYQAKRTGRNRVLLKHGTG; encoded by the coding sequence ATGAACAGCGGGCCGCCTGACGACGATATCGAAGCCACGCGGGTCGCCCACGTGAAGGAGCTCCAGGACGAGCTCAGGGCTCGATCGCAGCGTGATCGCGCCTATCTCATCGTGCTCGTCGGCTCGAACGTCGGCGAGATGTTCGAGGTCGAGTTTCCTGAGACCGTCCTGGGCCGCGGGGCAAACGCCACGGTGCGTCTGAACGACGACGGCATCTCACGTCGGCACGCGCGGCTCGTCCGCGCCGGCAACGACGTGGTGCTGGAGGATCTCAACAGCTCGAACGGCACCTCGGTGAACGGCGAGAACATCAGCCAGCGCATCCTGCGCGACGGCGACAAGATCCGCCTGGGATCGACCACGATCCTCAAGTTCACCTACCACGACCACCTCGACGTCAGCTTCCAGCAGCAGATGATCGACGCGGCGCTGCGGGACGGGCTGACGAAGGCGTTCAACAAACGCTACTTCCTGAGCCGCCTGGAGACCGAGATCGCCTACGCGAAGCGGCACCGCGCGCCGCTCTCGCTCGTGATGTTCGACGTCGATCACTTCAAGCGCGTGAACGACACGTACGGTCACCTCGCCGGCGACTACGTGCTCACGAAGATCTCGAAGCTGACGATGAACACGGTGCGGACCGAGGACGTCTTCGCGCGTTACGGCGGCGAGGAGTTCGGCGTGATCTGCCGCGGCGTGTCGCTCGGCAACGCGGGCATCCTCGGCGAGCGGCTGCGCTCGGCCGTGGAGACCGCGTCGTTCGAGCACGAGGGGACGCGCATCCCCATCACGATCAGCGTCGGCGTCGCCGCGAGCCCGGATCTGCCGGTGGAGACGCCCGAGCAGCTCATCGCCGCGGCCGACGAGGCGCTCTACCAGGCGAAGCGGACGGGCCGAAACCGCGTCCTCCTGAAGCACGGGACAGGCTAG
- a CDS encoding flotillin family protein, which yields MGYHHLGSVLFASIDAQRRTRPSTSGASGMGTPDLDQAVFVLLAAGGIILLFGIFVAVLRQFLFICRPNEILVFSGRKHVLPDGTVSGYKILHGGRGFRVPFLESVARMDMRLFPVEVQVHNAYSKGGIPLSVHAIANVKIASNDTAVRNAVERFLGTSPTQIAIAAQQTLEGVLREVISQLTPEEVNEDRLKFAETLVENARDDFDKLGLELDVLKVQHVSDDQHYLANLGRGRIATMLRDAANAENAANQAVAEAQAAARQAAETAAKRAETVIVQSRNNYRAEGAKLEAEAKQIENEAEIAAETERAVAEQELQALRAELEKLRLNCDVILPAEANRKAQELKARGEAAPTVENGKATAEALRLVAQEWAAAGQLAKDAYVLQQLRQLVTAAAARVAQTQIGEVNVVAGNDVEAFSALVAAYPAAVTRVLQETGRAMGIDIQQILGSHGRAS from the coding sequence ATGGGGTATCATCATCTCGGCAGTGTCCTCTTCGCGTCGATCGACGCGCAGCGGCGCACGCGCCCTTCCACCAGCGGGGCCTCGGGCATGGGGACGCCCGACCTCGATCAAGCCGTCTTCGTGCTGCTCGCCGCGGGCGGCATCATCCTGCTCTTCGGGATCTTCGTGGCGGTCCTCCGGCAGTTCTTGTTCATCTGCCGGCCGAACGAGATCCTGGTCTTCAGCGGCCGCAAGCACGTCCTGCCCGACGGCACCGTGAGCGGTTACAAGATCCTGCACGGCGGACGCGGCTTCCGCGTGCCCTTCCTCGAGAGCGTGGCCCGCATGGACATGCGGCTCTTCCCTGTCGAGGTCCAGGTGCACAACGCCTACTCGAAGGGCGGCATCCCGCTCAGCGTGCACGCAATCGCGAACGTGAAGATCGCGAGCAACGACACCGCCGTGCGCAACGCCGTCGAGCGTTTCCTCGGCACCTCGCCCACGCAGATCGCCATCGCCGCGCAGCAGACGCTCGAAGGCGTGCTCCGCGAGGTCATCTCCCAGCTCACGCCCGAGGAGGTGAACGAGGATCGGCTGAAGTTCGCCGAGACGCTCGTGGAGAACGCGCGCGACGACTTCGACAAGCTCGGGCTCGAGCTCGACGTGCTCAAGGTGCAGCACGTCTCCGATGACCAGCACTACCTCGCGAACCTCGGCCGCGGCCGGATCGCGACGATGCTGCGCGACGCGGCGAACGCCGAGAACGCGGCGAACCAGGCCGTGGCCGAGGCGCAGGCGGCGGCGCGGCAGGCAGCCGAGACGGCGGCGAAGCGCGCCGAGACGGTGATCGTGCAGAGCCGCAACAACTACCGCGCCGAGGGCGCGAAGCTCGAAGCGGAGGCGAAGCAGATCGAGAACGAGGCCGAGATCGCGGCCGAGACCGAGCGCGCCGTGGCCGAGCAGGAGCTCCAGGCGTTGCGCGCCGAGCTCGAGAAACTTCGCCTCAACTGTGACGTCATCCTGCCGGCCGAGGCGAACCGCAAGGCGCAGGAGCTCAAGGCGCGCGGCGAGGCGGCGCCCACGGTGGAGAACGGCAAGGCGACGGCCGAGGCGCTCCGTCTCGTGGCGCAGGAGTGGGCGGCCGCGGGGCAACTCGCGAAGGACGCGTACGTGCTTCAGCAGCTGCGGCAGCTCGTGACGGCCGCGGCGGCGCGCGTGGCGCAGACGCAGATTGGCGAGGTCAACGTGGTGGCGGGCAACGATGTCGAGGCGTTCAGCGCGCTCGTCGCGGCGTACCCGGCCGCGGTGACGCGTGTCCTGCAGGAGACGGGGCGCGCGATGGGCATCGACATCCAGCAGATCCTCGGATCGCACGGGAGGGCTTCGTGA
- a CDS encoding flotillin family protein, with protein sequence MIQIIMVLGLTAFVVVGFVIYTLKNLLLVSSPNEVLILSGGSHQVGSRAVGYRSVRGGRAVRIPLLERVDRMDLNNIPVDISVKGAYSKGGIPLNVQGVAHVKLPGEEPRLSNAVERFLGKSRDEIAAIARETLEGNVRGVLAQLTPEQVNQDKTAFADKLLEEAEHDMQRMGLVLDTLKIQNVADDANYLNSIGRMRGASVRMDASIVEARTQAESAEQKAENWARSEVAKIDADLAIARQETEKRVKDALSRREAMIQEAKGQVLAQIAQVKAEINRQKARALQVERQLLADVIQPHDAERRNLEEQARGDAAKIIELGKAEAEALHRIVDEIRKAGPGALEILALQQMMPLLPHIAGARTPTKIGTLSVLPSGDDASLARKAIAVSEQIRAATGLDLTEVARRLGTSAPAPALAAAPPPLPQQVPSRSTPPPGRTPRA encoded by the coding sequence GTGATCCAGATCATCATGGTCCTCGGTCTCACCGCGTTCGTCGTGGTGGGCTTCGTCATCTACACGCTGAAGAACCTCCTGCTCGTGAGCTCGCCGAACGAGGTGCTCATCCTCTCGGGCGGGTCGCATCAAGTGGGCTCGCGCGCGGTGGGCTATCGCTCCGTGCGTGGCGGTCGCGCCGTGCGCATCCCGCTGCTCGAGCGGGTCGACCGGATGGATCTCAACAACATCCCGGTCGATATCTCCGTGAAGGGCGCCTACTCGAAGGGCGGCATCCCGCTCAACGTGCAAGGCGTCGCGCACGTGAAACTGCCGGGCGAGGAGCCGCGGCTCTCGAACGCGGTCGAGCGTTTCCTCGGCAAGTCGCGCGACGAGATCGCGGCGATCGCGCGCGAGACGCTGGAAGGCAACGTCCGCGGCGTGCTCGCGCAGCTCACGCCCGAGCAGGTGAACCAGGACAAGACCGCGTTCGCCGACAAGCTGCTCGAAGAGGCCGAGCACGACATGCAGCGCATGGGCCTCGTGCTCGACACGCTGAAGATCCAGAACGTCGCCGACGACGCGAATTACCTGAACTCGATCGGCCGCATGCGCGGCGCGAGCGTGCGCATGGACGCGAGCATCGTCGAGGCGAGGACACAAGCCGAGTCGGCCGAGCAGAAGGCCGAGAACTGGGCGAGGAGCGAGGTCGCCAAGATCGACGCGGACCTCGCCATCGCGCGGCAGGAGACGGAGAAGCGCGTGAAGGACGCGTTGAGCCGTCGCGAGGCCATGATCCAGGAGGCCAAGGGCCAGGTGCTCGCGCAGATCGCGCAGGTCAAGGCGGAGATCAACCGCCAGAAGGCCCGCGCGCTCCAGGTCGAGCGGCAGCTCCTCGCCGACGTGATCCAGCCCCACGACGCCGAGCGGCGGAACCTCGAAGAGCAAGCGCGCGGCGACGCGGCGAAGATCATCGAGCTCGGCAAGGCGGAGGCCGAGGCGCTGCACCGCATCGTCGACGAGATCCGCAAGGCCGGGCCGGGCGCGCTGGAGATCCTCGCGCTCCAGCAGATGATGCCGCTCTTGCCGCACATCGCGGGCGCCCGCACGCCGACGAAGATCGGCACGCTCTCGGTGCTCCCGTCGGGCGACGACGCCTCGCTCGCGCGCAAGGCGATCGCCGTGTCCGAGCAGATCCGCGCGGCCACGGGGCTGGATCTCACGGAAGTCGCGCGTCGCCTCGGCACGAGCGCGCCTGCACCCGCCCTCGCGGCCGCGCCGCCGCCGCTGCCTCAGCAGGTCCCTTCGCGGAGCACGCCTCCGCCGGGCCGCACGCCCCGCGCCTGA
- the glnE gene encoding bifunctional [glutamate--ammonia ligase]-adenylyl-L-tyrosine phosphorylase/[glutamate--ammonia-ligase] adenylyltransferase codes for MLRRSRLLALAQRIDRRRAEIYAARLAERLEPGTVGFALAVLLASAYPALAPALEVAPEIVETIAAEGHQAARDRAGLAARLRARLGEGDDGERVARELRRFAREERIRVALRELLPPSLGGADVDVTSQEIAALAEVTIDAAVKDAITQLSSRFGPPRRESGAPARFVVLGMGKLGGGELNVGSDVDLVFFYDTDEGGCAQGGGELLPLHDFWTRVARRVTATLEDVTADGFVWRVDLRLRPEGRGGPLVNSLAAAERYYESFGRTWERAALVRARPIAGDLDFGDEMLAALEPFVWRRRVDPTIAVEMTKLVQRARTELSREPGRDLKLGSGGIREAEFFVQTLLLVWGGREARLRARGTFDGLRRLRAAGFVTDREAREIAEAYLALRRAEHAVQLATGQQTHVWPADAESAGRLARVLGFASAEAFEVDLAKHLGRVEARFRSLVPDGAPVPSRWAEALAALDDGDAAAFEAAFRRVAELSLPAATPEVPDALEAVERWGDVARDLFDLSRRPDAVLGARSREAYPRLGEAVLDAVADAADPEQAARTLRRLFARLRHPGVYLRFLGDEPRLVRRLVEAIGGSAFLAEALVQHPEHGDRILFARGVPTPASARAELDQAKREAAAVDEDPDEQLVGALRQAKARVVIDVGLADLASELGPREVGYVLSALADASLEAAMRHALGTPEGEPVRGLSVLAVGTLGGREIGYGSDLDVLFLFDPEKAPAGADPDAFFARSARRVIRLISILHPAGPGYELDTRLRPSGNQGLLVTSIDAFARYHAKGPDTPHVEAAAWERLALLRARAVAGDVELGARAIEIAHAAAYAMPGDPAQVAEELRRLRGRMEQELSLERRGRYDLKLGRGGLFEIELCVQFLQMLSGADPGVRTTETALAIEALAASGKLTPEQAEALRDGYAFLRKLGGRIRIVHADASHLLEESAPGLWPLARRMGIRDRPGAQAAGELLARYREVTGRVRAVYEAVLRGS; via the coding sequence ATGCTCCGCCGCTCCCGGCTCCTCGCCCTCGCGCAGCGGATTGATCGTCGCCGCGCCGAGATCTACGCCGCGCGCCTCGCCGAGCGGCTCGAGCCCGGCACGGTCGGGTTTGCCCTCGCCGTGCTGCTCGCGAGCGCTTATCCGGCCCTCGCCCCCGCGCTCGAAGTGGCGCCCGAGATCGTCGAGACGATCGCCGCCGAGGGGCACCAGGCCGCGCGGGATCGCGCAGGGCTCGCCGCGCGGCTTCGGGCGCGGCTCGGGGAGGGTGACGACGGCGAGCGGGTGGCGCGGGAGCTCCGGCGGTTCGCGCGGGAAGAGCGGATCCGCGTGGCGTTGCGCGAGCTCTTGCCGCCTTCGCTCGGGGGCGCCGATGTCGACGTGACGTCGCAGGAGATCGCGGCGCTCGCGGAGGTGACGATCGACGCGGCCGTGAAGGACGCGATCACGCAGCTCTCGTCGCGCTTCGGTCCTCCGCGGCGCGAGAGCGGCGCCCCCGCGCGGTTCGTGGTGCTCGGCATGGGCAAGCTCGGCGGGGGCGAGCTCAACGTGGGATCCGACGTCGATCTCGTGTTCTTTTACGACACGGACGAGGGCGGGTGCGCGCAAGGCGGCGGCGAGCTCTTGCCGCTGCACGACTTCTGGACGCGCGTCGCGCGGCGCGTGACGGCGACGCTGGAGGACGTGACCGCGGACGGCTTCGTGTGGCGCGTGGATCTTCGCCTGCGGCCCGAGGGGCGAGGCGGGCCGCTCGTCAACTCGCTCGCCGCGGCCGAGCGGTACTACGAGTCGTTCGGGCGGACGTGGGAGCGCGCGGCGCTCGTGCGCGCGCGGCCCATCGCAGGGGATCTCGACTTCGGCGACGAGATGCTCGCCGCGCTCGAGCCCTTCGTGTGGCGGAGGCGCGTCGATCCGACGATCGCGGTCGAGATGACGAAGCTCGTGCAGCGCGCGCGGACCGAGCTTTCCCGCGAGCCGGGGCGGGATCTGAAGCTCGGATCGGGCGGCATCCGCGAGGCCGAGTTTTTCGTGCAGACGCTCCTCCTCGTATGGGGCGGCCGCGAGGCGCGCCTCCGCGCGCGGGGCACGTTCGACGGCCTCCGGCGTCTGCGCGCGGCCGGGTTCGTGACGGATCGCGAGGCACGCGAGATCGCCGAGGCGTACCTCGCGCTCCGCCGCGCCGAGCACGCCGTGCAGCTCGCCACGGGCCAGCAAACGCACGTGTGGCCCGCGGACGCCGAGTCCGCCGGCAGGCTCGCGCGGGTGCTCGGCTTCGCGTCGGCCGAGGCGTTCGAGGTCGACCTCGCGAAGCACCTCGGCCGCGTGGAAGCGCGTTTCCGCTCGCTCGTGCCCGACGGCGCGCCCGTACCCTCCCGCTGGGCCGAGGCCCTCGCCGCGCTCGACGACGGCGACGCCGCGGCGTTCGAGGCTGCTTTCCGCCGCGTCGCAGAGCTCTCCTTGCCCGCCGCGACGCCCGAAGTGCCGGACGCGCTCGAAGCGGTGGAGCGATGGGGCGACGTCGCGCGGGATCTTTTTGATCTCTCGCGCCGCCCGGACGCGGTGCTCGGCGCGCGCAGCCGCGAGGCGTATCCGCGCCTCGGCGAAGCGGTCCTCGACGCCGTGGCCGACGCGGCCGATCCCGAGCAGGCCGCGCGCACGCTGCGCAGGCTCTTCGCGCGGCTCCGTCATCCCGGCGTGTACCTGCGTTTCCTCGGCGACGAGCCGCGCCTCGTGCGCAGGCTCGTCGAGGCCATCGGGGGCAGCGCGTTCCTCGCCGAGGCGCTCGTGCAGCACCCCGAGCACGGCGATCGCATCTTGTTCGCGCGTGGTGTCCCGACGCCCGCGTCCGCGCGCGCGGAGCTCGATCAGGCCAAGCGCGAAGCCGCGGCGGTGGACGAGGATCCCGACGAGCAGCTCGTCGGCGCGCTCCGCCAGGCGAAGGCGCGTGTCGTGATTGACGTGGGCCTCGCGGATCTCGCGAGCGAGCTTGGCCCGCGCGAGGTCGGGTACGTGCTCTCGGCGCTCGCGGATGCATCGCTCGAAGCGGCGATGCGGCACGCGCTCGGCACGCCCGAAGGCGAGCCCGTGCGTGGCCTCTCCGTGCTCGCCGTCGGCACGCTCGGCGGGCGCGAGATCGGATACGGCTCGGACCTCGACGTCCTCTTCCTCTTCGATCCGGAGAAGGCCCCGGCCGGCGCAGATCCCGATGCGTTTTTCGCGCGCTCGGCGCGCCGCGTGATCCGCCTGATCTCGATCCTGCACCCGGCCGGGCCCGGCTACGAGCTCGACACGCGCCTCCGGCCCTCGGGCAACCAGGGCTTGCTCGTCACGTCGATCGACGCCTTCGCGCGCTACCACGCGAAGGGGCCGGACACGCCGCACGTCGAGGCCGCGGCCTGGGAGCGCCTCGCGCTTTTGCGGGCGCGCGCCGTCGCGGGGGACGTCGAGCTCGGGGCGCGGGCGATCGAGATCGCGCACGCGGCGGCCTACGCGATGCCGGGGGATCCTGCGCAGGTCGCCGAGGAGCTCCGCCGGCTCCGGGGACGCATGGAGCAGGAGCTCTCGCTGGAGCGGCGCGGCCGGTACGATCTCAAGCTCGGACGCGGCGGGCTCTTCGAGATCGAGCTCTGCGTGCAGTTCCTGCAGATGCTCAGCGGCGCGGATCCGGGCGTCCGCACCACGGAGACGGCGCTCGCGATCGAAGCGCTCGCGGCGTCGGGCAAGCTCACGCCGGAGCAGGCCGAGGCGCTGCGGGACGGGTATGCGTTCCTGCGCAAGCTCGGCGGCCGCATCCGTATCGTGCACGCCGACGCCTCGCACCTGCTCGAAGAGAGCGCGCCGGGCCTCTGGCCTCTGGCGCGGCGGATGGGCATTCGTGATCGCCCGGGCGCGCAGGCCGCCGGAGAGCTGCTCGCGCGGTACCGGGAAGTCACGGGCCGCGTGCGCGCGGTGTACGAAGCCGTGCTGCGCGGGAGCTAG